The following proteins come from a genomic window of Aptenodytes patagonicus chromosome 21, bAptPat1.pri.cur, whole genome shotgun sequence:
- the FAM110D gene encoding protein FAM110D produces the protein MVPLGSPPLTICASSNLRLVASNRGSPLAWLNRGPECPRELGGDGGRVPSAVERLEADKAKYVKSQQVINSRQEPALRGCSPRLSPRGRRLLARQQCSELCQASELGREGPRKLPCPQSPVSRRAGGRRLLRPDSLIIYRQKRDCPGGDKENAKGSGLVRRLFQGPLRGKPPTSPPARGLDERPPAPQSPETPMLWVPAEKEEVRTPGASSSSGGGGIFSLPSSPVARPPGKQALALRVSLPLSEQERFFNYCGLDRALVELLGRERFGPAGWDNASARLPGSCESEPGQASGGSEGDAGPGEEEPDARLGSAVSVVERNARVIKWLYGCQRAWAAAKESTV, from the coding sequence ATGGTGCCCCTGGGCAGCCCCCCTCTCACCATCTGTGCCTCCAGCAACCTGCGCCTCGTGGCCTCCAACCGTGGCTCCCCCCTGGCCTGGCTGAACCGGGGCCCCGAGTGCCCGCGGGAGCTGGGGGGTGATGGGGGCCGGGTGCCCAGCGCCGTGGAGCGGCTGGAGGCCGACAAGGCCAAATACGTCAAATCCCAGCAGGTCATCAACAGCCGGCAGGAGCCGGCGCTGCGGGGCTGCTCACCCCGGCTCTCCCCCCGTGGTCGGCGCCTCCTCGCCCGTCAGCAGTGTAGCGAGTTGTGTCAGGCCTCGGAGCTGGGCCGGGAGGGCCCCCGGAAGCTGCCGTGTCCCCAGTCCCCCGTGTCACGCCGGGCCGGCGGCAGGCGCCTGCTGAGACCCGACTCCCTCATCATCTACCGGCAGAAACGGGACTGCCCGGGGGGGGACAAGGAGAACGCCAAGGGCTCCGGGCTGGTGCGACGCCTCTTCCAGGGACCCCTCAGAGGCaagccccccacctcccccccagccagggggcTGGATGAGAGGCCGCCAGCCCCCCAGAGCCCCGAGACCCCCATGCTGTGGGTGCCCgcggagaaggaggaggtgaggACGCcgggtgccagcagcagcagtggcggCGGTGGCATCTTCTCTCTGCCCAGCAGCCCGGTGGCGCGGCCCCCCGGCAAGCAGGCACTGGCTCTGCGCGTCTCCCTGCCGCTCTCGGAGCAGGAGCGGTTCTTCAACTACTGCGGGCTGGACCGGGCGCTGGTGGAGCTGCTGGGGCGGGAGCGGTTCGGGCCGGCGGGCTGGGACAACGCCTCAGCTCGGCTCCCCGGATCCTGCGAGTCGGAGCCTGGGCAGGCCTCGGGGGGCAGCGAGGGGGACGCGGGGCCAGGCGAGGAGGAGCCAGACGCCCGGCTGGGCTCTGCCGTCTCCGTGGTGGAGCGCAATGCCCGCGTCATCAAGTGGCTCTACGGCTGCCAGAGAGCCTGGGCGGCTGCCAAGGAGTCCACCGTCTGA
- the C21H1orf232 gene encoding uncharacterized protein C1orf232 homolog, with the protein MSQGFWRLYKAKVLQTLGGGQADGVLQEEGDSPELMETAEPPTLMEEGPSPVSQLARKVQGVGARGWRTLSSLFTHEDEHQLLSPEPCADHPLAASPPEPPPSEKVPGFWDLFATKWQQASGLDKGVPPLEPGESPGEPPGDDGSDLREPEEGAFRWGFLASKLAEIRNKNAPKGN; encoded by the exons ATGAGCCAGGGCTTCTGGCGGCTCTACAAGGCCAAAGTGCTGCAgaccctggggggggggcaggcggacggggtgctgcaggaggag GGAGACTCCCCCGAGCTGATGGAGACGGCCGAGCCCCCCACACTGATGGAGGAGGGACCCAGCCCTGTGTCCCAGCTGGCaaggaag GTGCAGGGGGTGGGTGCCCGGGGCTGGCGGACGCTTTCGTCCCTCTTCACCCATGAGGACGAGCACCAGCTGCTCAGCCCGGAGCCCTGCGCAGACCA CCCGCTGGCCGCCTCACCGCCCGAACCACCCCCCTCCGAGAAGGTACCCGGCTTTTGGGATCTCTTTGCTACCAAGTGGCAGCAGGCGTCGGGGCTGGACAAGGGGGTGCCCCCCCTGGAGCCAGGCGAGAGCCCTGGGGAGCCACCGGGTGACGATGGCAGCGACCTGCGGGAGCCGGAGGAAGGGGCCTTCCGCTGGGGCTTCCTGGCCAGCAAACTGGCCGAAATCCGGAATAAAAATGCCCCCAAGGGCAACTAG
- the TRIM63 gene encoding E3 ubiquitin-protein ligase TRIM63 isoform X1 yields MDFQAGILQDGSPMESLEKQLICPICLEMFSKPVVILPCQHNLCRKCANDVFQAANPYWQSRGSVISGGRFRCPSCRHEVLLDRHGVYGLQRNLLVENIIDIYKQECSSRPLKKGEHPMCKEHEDERINIYCVTCEVPTCSMCKVFGAHKDCEVAPLQTVFQGQKTELNNCISMLVAGNDRIQTIISQLEDSCRSTEENSEAAKRELCARFDALAALLEEKKSELLQRITREQDGKTGFVHGLICQYKEQLEKSSRLVETAIQAMEETGGAAFLMNAKQLIKTIVEASKGGKLEKIEHGYESMDAFSVSLDHLTEAVCALDFNPVIFGCLFAAEEDEEYFDGEEEEVEEDVAPERTVTAPQ; encoded by the exons ATGGATTTCCAAGCCGGCATCCTGCAGGATGGCAGCCCCATGGAGAGCCTGGAGAAGCAGCTCATCTGCCCCATCTGCCTGGAGATGTTCAGCAAGCCGGTGGTgatcctgccctgccagcacaaTCTCTGCCGCAAGTGTGCCAACGACGTCTTCCAG GCCGCCAACCCGTactggcagagccggggcagcGTGATTTCAGGGGGCCGGTTCCGGTGCCCGTCGTGTCGCCACGAGGTGCTGCTGGACCGTCATGGCGTCTACGGGCTGCAGAGGAACCTGCTGGTGGAGAACATCATCGACATCTACAAGCAGGAGTGCTCCAG CAGGCCGCTGAAGAAGGGGGAGCACCCCATGTGCAAGGAGCACGAGGACGAGCGGATCAACATCTACTGCGTCACCTGCGAGGTCCCCACCTGCTCCATGTGCAAAGTCTTTGGCGCCCACAAGGACTGCGAGGTCGCCCCCCTGCAAACTGTCTTCCAGGGCCAGAAG ACTGAGCTGAACAACTGCATCTCCATGCTGGTGGCGGGGAACGACCGGATCCAGACGATCATCTCCCAGCTGGAGGACTCATGCCGGAGCACTGAG GAGAACAGCGAGGCAGCCAAGCGGGAGCTGTGTGCTCGTTTCGACGCCTTGGCAGCGCTGCTGGAGGAGAAGAAGTCGGAGCTGCTGCAGCGCATCACCCGCGAGCAGGATGGCAAGACGGGCTTCGTCCACGGTCTCATCTGCCAGTACAAGGAGCAGCTGGAGAAGTCAAGCCGGCTGGTGGAGACGGCCATCCAGGCGATGGAGGAGACCGGGGGAGCCGCCTTCCTCATG AACGCCAAGCAGCTCATTAAAAC GATCGTGGAGGCCTCCAAGGGCGGCAAGCTGGAGAAGATCGAGCATGGCTACGAGAGCATGGACGCCTTCTCGGTGAGCCTGGACCACCTCACCGAGGCGGTCTGCGCCTTGGACTTCAACCCCG TGATATTCGGTTGCCTGTTTGCAGCCGAGGAAGATGAGGAGTACTTCgatggggaggaagaagaggtggaggaggacgTGGCGCCCGAGAGGACAGTGACGG ctccccagtAG
- the TRIM63 gene encoding E3 ubiquitin-protein ligase TRIM63 isoform X2, whose amino-acid sequence MDFQAGILQDGSPMESLEKQLICPICLEMFSKPVVILPCQHNLCRKCANDVFQAANPYWQSRGSVISGGRFRCPSCRHEVLLDRHGVYGLQRNLLVENIIDIYKQECSRPLKKGEHPMCKEHEDERINIYCVTCEVPTCSMCKVFGAHKDCEVAPLQTVFQGQKTELNNCISMLVAGNDRIQTIISQLEDSCRSTEENSEAAKRELCARFDALAALLEEKKSELLQRITREQDGKTGFVHGLICQYKEQLEKSSRLVETAIQAMEETGGAAFLMNAKQLIKTIVEASKGGKLEKIEHGYESMDAFSVSLDHLTEAVCALDFNPVIFGCLFAAEEDEEYFDGEEEEVEEDVAPERTVTAPQ is encoded by the exons ATGGATTTCCAAGCCGGCATCCTGCAGGATGGCAGCCCCATGGAGAGCCTGGAGAAGCAGCTCATCTGCCCCATCTGCCTGGAGATGTTCAGCAAGCCGGTGGTgatcctgccctgccagcacaaTCTCTGCCGCAAGTGTGCCAACGACGTCTTCCAG GCCGCCAACCCGTactggcagagccggggcagcGTGATTTCAGGGGGCCGGTTCCGGTGCCCGTCGTGTCGCCACGAGGTGCTGCTGGACCGTCATGGCGTCTACGGGCTGCAGAGGAACCTGCTGGTGGAGAACATCATCGACATCTACAAGCAGGAGTGCTCCAG GCCGCTGAAGAAGGGGGAGCACCCCATGTGCAAGGAGCACGAGGACGAGCGGATCAACATCTACTGCGTCACCTGCGAGGTCCCCACCTGCTCCATGTGCAAAGTCTTTGGCGCCCACAAGGACTGCGAGGTCGCCCCCCTGCAAACTGTCTTCCAGGGCCAGAAG ACTGAGCTGAACAACTGCATCTCCATGCTGGTGGCGGGGAACGACCGGATCCAGACGATCATCTCCCAGCTGGAGGACTCATGCCGGAGCACTGAG GAGAACAGCGAGGCAGCCAAGCGGGAGCTGTGTGCTCGTTTCGACGCCTTGGCAGCGCTGCTGGAGGAGAAGAAGTCGGAGCTGCTGCAGCGCATCACCCGCGAGCAGGATGGCAAGACGGGCTTCGTCCACGGTCTCATCTGCCAGTACAAGGAGCAGCTGGAGAAGTCAAGCCGGCTGGTGGAGACGGCCATCCAGGCGATGGAGGAGACCGGGGGAGCCGCCTTCCTCATG AACGCCAAGCAGCTCATTAAAAC GATCGTGGAGGCCTCCAAGGGCGGCAAGCTGGAGAAGATCGAGCATGGCTACGAGAGCATGGACGCCTTCTCGGTGAGCCTGGACCACCTCACCGAGGCGGTCTGCGCCTTGGACTTCAACCCCG TGATATTCGGTTGCCTGTTTGCAGCCGAGGAAGATGAGGAGTACTTCgatggggaggaagaagaggtggaggaggacgTGGCGCCCGAGAGGACAGTGACGG ctccccagtAG
- the PDIK1L gene encoding serine/threonine-protein kinase PDIK1L, which produces MVSSQPKYDLIREVGRGSYGVVYEAVVRKTSARVAVKKIRCHAPENVELALREFWALSSIKSQHPNVIHLEECILQKDGMVQKMSHGSSSSLYLQLVETSLKGEIVFDPRSAYYLWFVMDFCDGGDMNEYLLSRKPNRKTNTSFMLQLSSALAFLHKNQIIHRDLKPDNILISQSRMDASDLEPTLKVADFGLSKVCSASGQNPEEPVNVNKCFLSTACGTDFYMAPEVWEGHYTAKADIFALGIIIWAMLERITFIDTETKKELLGSYVKQGTAIVPVGEALLENPKMELLIPVKKKSMNARMKQLIKEMLAANPQDRPDAFELELRLVNIAFKDSSWDT; this is translated from the exons ATGGTGAGTAGCCAGCCTAAGTACGATCTAATACGGGAGGTTGGTCGTGGCAGTTATGGTGTGGTGTACGAAGCAGTCGTCAGGAAGACCTCTGCACGGGTCGCGGTGAAAAAGATTCGGTGCCATGCTCCAGAGAACGTGGAACTAGCTCTGCGTGAGTTCTGGGCACTTAGCAGTATCAAGAGCCAGCATCCCAACGTCATTCACCTGGAGGAGTGCATCTTGCAGAAAGATGGTATGGTGCAGAAGATGTCCCATGGCTCCAGTTCCTCCCTTTATTTACAG CTTGTAGAGACCTCATTAAAAGGAGAAATAGTCTTTGACCCCAGAAGTGCTTACTACCTCTGGTTTGTAATGGATTTCTGTGATGGAGGAGACATGAATGAGTATCTGTTGTCCCGAAAGCCAAACCGCAAGACCAACAccagtttcatgcttcagctcaGCAGCGCGCTGGCGTTCCTGCACAAAAATCAGATTATTCATCGTGATCTCAAACCTGACAATATTCTGATATCTCAGAGCAGGATGGATGCTAGTGACTTGGAGCCTACCCTGAAAGTAGCTGATTTTGGGCTGAGTAAAGTATGTTCAGCCTCAGGACAGAATCCCGAGGAACCAGTCAACGTAAATAAGTGTTTTCTATCAACTGCATGTGGGACTGACTTCTATATGGCCCCCGAAGTCTGGGAAGGACACTACACTGCCAAAGCAGACATCTTTGCGTTGGGGATTATAATCTGGGCAATGTTGGAAAGAATCACATTCATAGATACGGAAACAAAGAAAGAACTTCTGGGGAGTTACGTCAAGCAGGGGACAGCGATCGTGCCTGTTGGAGAGGCGCTTCTAGAAAACCCTAAAATGGAACTGCTCATCCCCGTAAAGAAAAAATCCATGAATGCTCGAATGAAACAGCTGATCAAGGAAATGCTGGCTGCCAACCCGCAGGACCGACCTGATGCTTTTGAGCTAGAACTGCGGTTAGTCAACATAGCTTTTAAAGACAGCAGCTGGGACACGTGA
- the TRIM63 gene encoding E3 ubiquitin-protein ligase TRIM63 isoform X3, translating into MDFQAGILQDGSPMESLEKQLICPICLEMFSKPVVILPCQHNLCRKCANDVFQAANPYWQSRGSVISGGRFRCPSCRHEVLLDRHGVYGLQRNLLVENIIDIYKQECSSRPLKKGEHPMCKEHEDERINIYCVTCEVPTCSMCKVFGAHKDCEVAPLQTVFQGQKTELNNCISMLVAGNDRIQTIISQLEDSCRSTEENSEAAKRELCARFDALAALLEEKKSELLQRITREQDGKTGFVHGLICQYKEQLEKSSRLVETAIQAMEETGGAAFLMNAKQLIKTIVEASKGGKLEKIEHGYESMDAFSVSLDHLTEAVCALDFNPAEEDEEYFDGEEEEVEEDVAPERTVTAPQ; encoded by the exons ATGGATTTCCAAGCCGGCATCCTGCAGGATGGCAGCCCCATGGAGAGCCTGGAGAAGCAGCTCATCTGCCCCATCTGCCTGGAGATGTTCAGCAAGCCGGTGGTgatcctgccctgccagcacaaTCTCTGCCGCAAGTGTGCCAACGACGTCTTCCAG GCCGCCAACCCGTactggcagagccggggcagcGTGATTTCAGGGGGCCGGTTCCGGTGCCCGTCGTGTCGCCACGAGGTGCTGCTGGACCGTCATGGCGTCTACGGGCTGCAGAGGAACCTGCTGGTGGAGAACATCATCGACATCTACAAGCAGGAGTGCTCCAG CAGGCCGCTGAAGAAGGGGGAGCACCCCATGTGCAAGGAGCACGAGGACGAGCGGATCAACATCTACTGCGTCACCTGCGAGGTCCCCACCTGCTCCATGTGCAAAGTCTTTGGCGCCCACAAGGACTGCGAGGTCGCCCCCCTGCAAACTGTCTTCCAGGGCCAGAAG ACTGAGCTGAACAACTGCATCTCCATGCTGGTGGCGGGGAACGACCGGATCCAGACGATCATCTCCCAGCTGGAGGACTCATGCCGGAGCACTGAG GAGAACAGCGAGGCAGCCAAGCGGGAGCTGTGTGCTCGTTTCGACGCCTTGGCAGCGCTGCTGGAGGAGAAGAAGTCGGAGCTGCTGCAGCGCATCACCCGCGAGCAGGATGGCAAGACGGGCTTCGTCCACGGTCTCATCTGCCAGTACAAGGAGCAGCTGGAGAAGTCAAGCCGGCTGGTGGAGACGGCCATCCAGGCGATGGAGGAGACCGGGGGAGCCGCCTTCCTCATG AACGCCAAGCAGCTCATTAAAAC GATCGTGGAGGCCTCCAAGGGCGGCAAGCTGGAGAAGATCGAGCATGGCTACGAGAGCATGGACGCCTTCTCGGTGAGCCTGGACCACCTCACCGAGGCGGTCTGCGCCTTGGACTTCAACCCCG CCGAGGAAGATGAGGAGTACTTCgatggggaggaagaagaggtggaggaggacgTGGCGCCCGAGAGGACAGTGACGG ctccccagtAG
- the ZNF593 gene encoding zinc finger protein 593 produces MSPRNGRRTGAHRAHSLARQWKTKRRRRDLDEIHGDLQPENAARLLRQEPDPDLPGCAQFYCLHCARYFVDLTSMKEHFRSKVHKKRLKQLREAPYTQEEAERAAGMGSYIPPKKVEVQTQPLEEVIEMEASS; encoded by the exons ATGTCGCCGCGCAACGGCCGTCGCACCGGCGCCCACCGGGCGCACTCGCTGGCCCGGCAGTGGAAGACGAAGCGCCGCCGCCGCGACCTGGACGAGATCCACGGGGACCTGCAGCCCGAGAACGCCGCTCGGCTGCTGCGGCAGGAGCCCGACCCCGACCTGCCGGGCTGCGCCCAGTTCTACTGCCTGCACTGCGC GCGCTACTTTGTGGACCTGACCAGCATGAAGGAGCACTTCAGGTCCAAGGTGCACAAGAAGAG GCTGAAGCAGCTGCGGGAGGCACCGTACacgcaggaggaggcagagcgcGCCGCCGGGATGGGCTCCTACATCCCCCCAAAGAAGGTGGAAGTGCAGACCCAGCCGCTCGAGGAAGTCATCGAGATGGAGGCGTCCAGCTGA